A single window of Methanothermobacter marburgensis str. Marburg DNA harbors:
- a CDS encoding FAD-dependent oxidoreductase translates to MRVVIVGGGAGGLSTASNIRKYDKDAEITVITRDKHVAYSPCAIPYVMCGEVECFDDIVMHQPEDYRERNIDILTETEVEEVDSHKKTVTYVKDGKRHEIPYDVLVLATGGSPFIPPVEGVDLEGVFTIRTLTDGERISEWASKSKKAVVVGAGLIGLEIAYGLLKMGLEVTVTEMLPQIVPRSLDPDMAAIVQEYLEEKGIRVVLGKALERITGDERVEAVAVGDECIEADLVVLATGVRPETKLARMAGCELGQWAVRVNERMQTSVPDIYAVGDCVEVYDAVTGFRTQSPLGSTAVRQARVAARNIVGLDATFRPVLNAMVSKIGELEFGAVGLTEVMALQSGIKVVSGKKRALTKARYYPGAERIDVKMICDLKGRIIGCQMVAKERVAERVDTMSLAISQGLTCSDLAWTEFSYAPPVSMVIDPIILAAEAACEKLKRVNSKQDD, encoded by the coding sequence ATGAGAGTTGTTATAGTTGGTGGAGGGGCCGGAGGACTTTCAACGGCCTCAAACATAAGAAAATATGATAAGGATGCAGAGATAACTGTTATAACCCGTGATAAGCACGTGGCATATTCACCCTGCGCCATACCCTACGTTATGTGCGGGGAGGTTGAGTGCTTTGATGATATAGTGATGCACCAGCCAGAGGACTACAGGGAACGCAACATAGATATCCTCACAGAAACCGAGGTAGAAGAGGTTGACTCCCATAAAAAAACCGTGACCTATGTGAAGGATGGTAAACGCCATGAAATACCCTACGACGTCCTTGTCCTTGCAACCGGGGGCTCCCCATTCATACCACCGGTTGAGGGGGTTGACCTTGAGGGGGTGTTCACCATAAGGACGCTCACAGACGGTGAGAGGATAAGTGAATGGGCCTCCAAAAGTAAAAAAGCCGTAGTGGTGGGCGCAGGGCTCATAGGTCTTGAGATAGCATATGGGCTTCTGAAAATGGGACTTGAAGTCACCGTGACAGAGATGCTGCCACAGATCGTCCCCCGTTCCCTGGACCCTGACATGGCAGCCATAGTACAGGAGTACCTTGAGGAGAAGGGGATAAGGGTTGTCCTTGGAAAGGCACTTGAGAGGATAACCGGAGACGAAAGGGTCGAGGCGGTTGCTGTGGGAGATGAGTGCATTGAGGCAGACCTTGTGGTCCTCGCAACAGGGGTGAGGCCAGAGACAAAACTTGCGCGGATGGCGGGATGCGAACTGGGACAGTGGGCGGTAAGGGTCAATGAGAGGATGCAGACAAGCGTACCTGACATTTATGCCGTCGGGGACTGCGTTGAGGTCTACGATGCCGTGACAGGCTTCAGGACCCAGTCACCACTGGGTTCAACTGCTGTGAGACAGGCCCGGGTGGCTGCAAGGAACATAGTGGGTCTTGATGCAACCTTCAGGCCGGTTCTCAACGCCATGGTATCAAAGATAGGTGAACTCGAGTTCGGTGCTGTTGGGCTCACAGAGGTCATGGCACTCCAGAGCGGGATAAAGGTGGTCTCAGGAAAGAAGAGGGCCCTTACAAAGGCCAGATACTATCCCGGCGCCGAGAGGATTGATGTGAAGATGATATGTGACCTTAAGGGAAGGATAATCGGGTGCCAGATGGTTGCAAAGGAGAGGGTGGCTGAAAGGGTTGACACCATGTCACTTGCCATATCACAGGGACTCACATGTTCAGATCTTGCCTGGACAGAGTTTTCGTATGCGCCCCCTGTTTCAATGGTCATCGACCCCATAATCCTTGCAGCGGAGGCTGCATGTGAAAAACTCAAAAGGGTGAACAGCAAGCAGGATGATTGA
- a CDS encoding arsenate reductase ArsC, giving the protein MKKRVLFICRNNSGRSQMAEGILRNMYGEHYHVQSAGSQPREINPLTVKVMEEIGIDMSSHKPTDLRELEGEEFDVVVSLCDETCPVFPGGKRYIHAEFPDPAGGDIARFRRIRDEIAEWIRTEFKPGDD; this is encoded by the coding sequence ATGAAGAAGAGGGTTCTTTTCATATGCAGAAACAACTCAGGAAGGTCCCAGATGGCTGAGGGTATTCTCAGAAACATGTACGGGGAACACTACCATGTCCAGAGTGCCGGAAGCCAGCCAAGGGAAATCAACCCCCTGACAGTGAAGGTGATGGAGGAGATTGGAATCGATATGAGCTCCCATAAGCCCACCGACCTCAGGGAACTCGAGGGTGAGGAGTTTGATGTGGTTGTGAGTCTCTGTGATGAGACATGCCCTGTATTCCCTGGTGGTAAGAGGTACATCCATGCTGAGTTCCCGGACCCTGCAGGTGGGGATATAGCCAGATTCAGAAGGATACGCGACGAGATCGCAGAGTGGATAAGGACTGAATTCAAGCCGGGGGATGATTGA
- a CDS encoding DUF166 domain-containing protein, which yields MVRVAIVTDGPYGERTHENIGEEFETDFIELEAPSGIFADEVEIPEEKIEQIVSADIVITYILHPDLTLELVDRIHNQVDWIIVGAWRGEGFRNQLLGYGNVTAPENMCDLEENGNPSFDEFVSKFGKPVVEVDVEDDRVKDIRVLRCSPCGATRFVAEELVGTEVKDLPVRAGLKIQHYPCRAAKMRLFADDECKKELAARIHCEAFERALENQ from the coding sequence ATGGTCAGGGTTGCAATAGTGACAGACGGCCCCTACGGTGAAAGGACCCACGAGAACATAGGTGAGGAGTTTGAAACAGATTTCATTGAACTTGAGGCCCCCTCAGGCATATTCGCAGATGAAGTTGAAATACCAGAGGAAAAGATTGAGCAGATAGTATCAGCGGATATCGTTATAACCTACATACTCCATCCTGACCTCACACTTGAACTTGTGGACCGCATCCACAATCAGGTTGACTGGATAATAGTGGGTGCCTGGAGGGGTGAGGGCTTCAGAAATCAGCTGCTGGGCTACGGGAATGTCACAGCACCAGAGAACATGTGCGACCTTGAGGAGAACGGGAATCCCTCCTTTGATGAATTCGTATCGAAATTTGGAAAGCCAGTGGTTGAGGTTGATGTTGAAGACGACAGGGTAAAAGATATAAGGGTCCTCAGGTGTTCACCCTGCGGTGCAACACGGTTTGTTGCAGAGGAACTTGTCGGAACTGAGGTGAAGGATCTGCCTGTACGTGCAGGTCTTAAGATACAGCATTACCCCTGCAGAGCCGCCAAGATGAGGTTATTTGCAGATGATGAGTGCAAGAAGGAGCTGGCTGCCAGGATCCACTGTGAGGCCTTTGAGAGGGCACTTGAAAATCAGTGA
- a CDS encoding DsrE/DsrF/TusD sulfur relay family protein has product MEKKLLTIVLLEGPYRHQYADIASELAESAMKNGYDVNIFLYMDGTHVPKRDQAPQSFPNVAEKFRALVRSGVNVISCIRCSTARGYTCSEKPYIKGVEIKSVYELAEWIKKSHRVISLGC; this is encoded by the coding sequence ATGGAGAAAAAACTGCTCACAATAGTCCTCCTTGAGGGTCCCTACCGCCATCAGTATGCGGATATAGCATCAGAACTGGCAGAAAGCGCCATGAAAAATGGCTACGATGTTAACATATTCCTTTACATGGATGGAACACATGTACCGAAAAGGGACCAGGCCCCCCAGTCATTCCCCAATGTGGCGGAAAAATTCAGGGCCCTTGTAAGGTCCGGTGTTAATGTGATATCCTGCATAAGGTGCTCCACAGCACGGGGCTACACCTGTTCAGAGAAGCCCTACATAAAGGGCGTGGAGATAAAAAGTGTTTATGAACTGGCAGAATGGATAAAGAAAAGTCACCGTGTGATAAGTCTGGGTTGTTAA
- a CDS encoding DsrE family protein codes for MKSSLIIIDRAPYGSEDAFSGFYVVIACLNSGLDSDVLLMEDGVYAAVADQKSESIGYPNVEELTYLIFPEGSILVHEGSLRERGLVEEDLVEAAEIINDEELHEIISAKGETAVIRI; via the coding sequence ATGAAATCCTCACTCATAATAATAGACAGGGCCCCCTATGGATCTGAAGATGCGTTCAGTGGTTTCTATGTTGTCATAGCATGTCTGAACAGTGGCCTTGACTCTGATGTTCTCCTAATGGAGGACGGTGTCTACGCTGCAGTTGCAGATCAGAAATCAGAGAGCATAGGGTACCCGAATGTGGAGGAGCTCACATACCTCATATTTCCAGAGGGTAGCATACTGGTACATGAGGGGTCCCTCAGGGAGAGGGGGCTTGTGGAGGAGGATCTTGTTGAGGCTGCAGAGATAATAAACGATGAGGAGCTCCATGAGATAATCTCTGCAAAGGGTGAAACCGCAGTTATCAGGATATGA